Part of the Pieris brassicae chromosome 5, ilPieBrab1.1, whole genome shotgun sequence genome is shown below.
ttaagaaatttaaactaaactaacgaactaaacaattattgtatggATTAactaataaagatttaatcataataataagcgTTGAAATCAGTAATGATGTCAACGATAATTCTTCAAACAAATCCATCTATAGTCATCACAAAACCAAACGAAATAAAGAGTGAAAATTTACATTGAAATGTAGTTACTGAATTTTCTGTGTCACACGAATCGAGCCGTATCTTTTCAAATAATAGCTTGAGTAAGAAAGATGACGAGAAGaagacgattttttttaacaaaaactcaAAAAATGCAcgagaaaatgtaaaaatcatCAATTCTTTTTGGTGTAAGTGTatcattcaaatatatttctatttttctaTACATTAGAACtatactaatttttattttgtatgattgATCGTTTCCCAGATCTACCAATATTTAACAGTAATTTGCTTCTCGTTGCAGGCTGTAATGCCTGTAacttattacaaaaatctattattatgAAGAAGGAAAATGTTCGATTGTTACTCAGTTATTCTTATGAATCATCGTTTTATCGTGTTAAGAGGTCTATAACTAACAAAcacacattaaataaaattcatttcattatttcgtcggttttatttgttgtttttctaTCCGATGACATCGTTTAGAAGAACATACGGgctatattgaccaaaatcgatataaaaaaatccctacttaataacaacgtcatcggctgttacgactatcagtttttacgaccaaatatgagtagtcagttcgatgtcggtaTAATAGGTTTTGATTGTATTGAGCACTGTAAGCAAGCACTGGTATACGTATATCACCTGTTCGCTTCCAATTACGAGACacaagaatataaataatttcatagtcAGAAACACTTTAACACTGTTATCTAATTTGAAACTTATATTTAGAGAGATAgagttataatttacaaacacGTTGGAAACATCACGATATGCACTGGTTCCATTGAAGGATATTTGTGTACTAAAGTCTGCTTGTTAATAATCACACACttgttttatgatatacagataatattaatgaatgtcgtaaaaactaataatttaatataaagaagGATTACTTTGTTCCTGAGAATACCAAAATACAAATGATATAtacaattcaaatattttaacaatttctaacgaacgttataataattttaaaaatagtaatgtgcttttttcattttctattcatataatatatgagCTTCGCAGTCGTAAACACCGTGGCGTCGATCCAACAAAGAGGTTTATagcttaaattaaatgaagatAAACCTTGCTCAATTAAATTTAGGTACTATTTTACATAGCAGGTCAAATGCACAAGAAATGCGACcgaattaaaatcataatactTTGCTATGAAGGTTCAGAATCACTTAAAAGATTTAAAGATTAATTTGCGATGTTTGGTATATGTACTAACTACTAACCCAAATTATACTTTGGAATAAGATAAATTTCACTGTACTTGCAAATTACAAATAtgattatcatattttattggcTGATTAAATTGAATACGTACGTCAATAAACTATTCTTAACTATTGTATCTAAATTAGACTTCAGCGGATATAAATgcgatattatataattcgaTGTTTCGAGTTTCAACAATCGTGGTTAGCGAAAGactttattaaagttttactGATTTGGCTTTGAAGttacaacaatttaaatttctgaagtaaatttttaattataactttgtatatatattattagtatattttattgtattattctagtatgttatatgtttttttttatttattgtatcacCATAAGCTggctatataattaaaatgacaaaatTAACAGACTTAGAGAGATTTTTaatgcaaaataatataattaaatgaatcattaataatttaaaattacctaTAGCAATTTTTACCGcattaatgataaaattaataaaataggtaatataatataaaaatacctgtATAGAAATATGCAACAGCCCcgtgaatataattaatagtcTCATTTTCTTGAAGACACTTTTACGCACTGATAATTTTATCTATCAATCGTTTTATATAGCAAACAGCAATAAACGTAACCAACCTTTGTCCAATGTCTCTCACGATAAGAGAAATTGACGGATAACTTatctttaaaagaaaaatctttttgttttttaatgtttaaaatgtaaatcttATAATGTTTgtgaattgttttattaaggaattatcgtataagatttttaaatatcccgTGTGAAAAACTAATCGAACTATAACACTAGgcgtattttttatgtttattaatagcGTTCTGTATATTGGATGTTCCGTAAGGCGCAACATTTTTACATTCTCACTGAACAAATTATGGAATGAAGAGATAATacaatgatttatatatttaaaaagtaggaaattttaatgaatattttggtattttatatatttttttttattgataaaagcttgccaaggCTGCTACATTGttacaagataaataaaatacaattttcaatgtgacaagcacttgTAGGCGGATATGCCATACACGAAGAGGATgagcaaatattaaacaaaacatttactaatatttttttttactaaaaactaaacatcaatcgattttaaagtgtGAGAGGACCAACTATGTATATCCAGacctagctcgtttatcagaatacTCAACTGGACATCGATAAGCTTTGACCAAAACGCGTTCTCtatgttaaaaaagttttattttccttCAGCTTTCAGTTCCATAATCCCTTAATGGGACCGGAATTATcctatatcatttatatttctttatggATTTAgtagattagattttttagtTTGGTACAGGGAATCCATTGTGtttgcttttattatttatttaatttaactctAAACAtctttatgaaacatattctcaTGAatctacaagtgcgcatgtgcaatagttggtcatttgactcgtttagttgtttacgaattgttaCAAAATGTCTCGAACATCTTCCCGAACTGGGATGCACACGAAACTAGAAAAATCATGCTATTTAGATTAATAGTGTAATATTGATTAACTATTTCATATATCTAACATTGACCAATGTACATCTATCTAACAttgataaatgaaaaaataacaacttacacagaaaaataatatggtGACTCAATGGAAACAAATCAGTCAAGCGAGGGGATGTCCCTACGCAGATGTatgcaaaataaatgttaattttacaaagTATAGCACTTTATGTGAAGTCCCGTATCCACCGTCTTTGTTGTGACTGCAACTGTTGTGAATGCAGCCTTGGGGTCGAGCATTGAACCCGGACTGTCAATATATTTCTCTATATACGCGATAATTACACTCACACGGTGAGAGAAAACTTTTTGGTGAAACAGAAGTGAACACTCAACTGATCGttgttggtaacacagaaCGCAAAAGATtacgtggccgttcaccaaccagattcACCCATCAACCAAAGACTCATCGTCcacaaaaatatgtacacTGTCGTAAGAGaggctggacagaaaccggtggaaacagatagtcTGCTCTAGATGCTTCGTCAGTGACCAGGACTCgcagacatgagctgccgattaaagagagagagagagatatATAGAATGATAATACATCTACTTGCCTACCAAgaaaaagatacagaaatctgaaaccCGGTCTTGTATCACTTCTTGTTATTGATATTGTTGAAAACATGATACTTGAAAATTAACACTAAATGTAGACTAGACatctattaaaaatcttaataacaATCTATCTCCGAATCATTTGTTCATATTGTGGATTAAAAATTCTCTAGAATCTTCGACTGAACTTTGAACTAGGTACTCTATAAGCAACATCGTATGACTTACACCATGATGTTGTTTACAAAATCTACATATTGAATGCAAATCTGATCGCatctaaatttaaagaagagtaaaaacaatatacaaatcaacaaaaaaatttacaaatattgtacAAGTATTATGTGCGTTGATTCAAATTTATGCGCCTGACAATTTGTGTTTAGCAAGCTTTTTATTACTTCATTATTGCTATGTGATAATCTTTCTTATCTACTCCGCTTTTACTTTAGGTACTTTACACAATACCggaataaataagtaatatatatatttttaaatacagtgcTATCTCCAATAAGTCAGTGTCACTAAGGTGCCTTCTTATTCTGTTACGTGGCACCTACAAGTCGAGTCtctttctaataaatattccGATAGCTCCTTATCTATGAAGCGCTCACTTTGACGCAAATACGTTATTGTGCCGAGTTAGCCACATACcccatttttaatatcatctTTGCAATCTTAAAAATGTGGTGTTGCAACTGAGCAGACcaaattatgtatatgaaactcttgttatatatataatgtttgaaTGAAATAAGCCTTAATACTGTTATGAGTTTAGTGTGTCATGTGTCGCATAACTATTTCAGTGTTTTACATGTCATTTTTCAtcattgtattaaattttaataatgcttCTATTGATCTTCTTCAGTTTGGCAGCCGCATGGTACATgagttgtaaatattttagtatgagATCCGGCTGCAGGATTAGTGCATTCATCGGTAATTTGCTAAAAACCAAATATTtacgtatatttataattaggagaatatatatgtaccaagttgccttaaaaaaaattgcggctagtatttttaattgatttataggAAAACATTTCGTTCACttgtgatttaaataaaacatcgtCTACATCACggcaatttacataaatatgttaaaaaggTGCGGCAGGTATGATTTAGACACATTAATTCGTTTATAACGTTcatttatatatcaaattgAAGCTTATTTATCATATAAGGCTGCTTATTTAAATCTGGCCGCAAATAAGGGTTGCTGGCTGTTAaagatgataaatatttaaggaaGATTGAAAGAGAGTTAACGCGTAACATCATTTGTCAGACGAGGATAGCGATTGCCGGCTGTGCGACGCTTTTAAGCTTGCGCAATCGTCGATGTTAGTGTTCTCAACCACCgggtaattaataaatttaataccaAAATTTGATAGGCAACTtgcttacattaaaaaaatgctttttagCAAATAACCGATGAACGCACTAATCCTGCAGCCGCATCTTAGACTATTTCTCTTAAGCTTTATGGACATATCATTATCTCACTAAGAGACCAAACCTTTTTCATGTATTAGAAATACTTCTTCCTACCTCTTGTGTATGTTGGTGCTAAAAGCTGCTCCAAGTTACGTTGCACTTCATATCTacaacttaatatattataaaaaaatgtctcaTTGAGAGTCCTGCAACCCCGCTGAATTCTGCAAGTTGTtatagcatttgttttaatttttatgagcATTCTACAAATAAAACCAGGTGACCTGCTTTATTGTAGTCAACGAATGTTAGATAGTATATTTTAGggtattacttatattttcgtaaaattaaaaaaaacatatttcttgAAAGCTCTGTGATTcgaaatagtattattttagaaaagactaaatatatatataacataagaCTGATTGGCCCGTAGTTTTATCACATTTATCTCgtctcatttatttatttatttgcttattcctacagctatttattatacaatatagaaAACATTATACATCTGAAGGTATGCGATACATGTCGGTGTTAcgttaattgtttttacataGATTGTCTTTTTTGTAAttcctaggtaacactgaaaatgtttggAAAATGGAAAATgacttaatgtagaaagttgccaatacttttgttttttagtaataatcgccattcctctctacacatcgtcgcattcgatggaaccactaaGAAAAACTGTTGGCCCATTCTTtcttaggggtctcttctatggcattttcgtacgctttcaccgcatttCAGGGCTTAAAAAGCGAATatctcgaattttatctttaaatagaGTTATTGAGAATAAAATGAAAGTAGctgggcgccaggtcaggactgtatggcggatgactcattatctcgacaccatCCCATCCCACGACCCCATAGTCGAATGTTCAACAGTCCCTTAcgcggagtgcgctgaagcattgtcgtgctgaaggaggatcctgcttcgagggcgctggtgtcgaaattttttttaaggcaacaggcaaacagcgattgacataccagtctgcagtaactgtccttcaaTCTTCTggcacaactgtcgcgaaatgacctttccgaccatAGAATGAGCCAATCCTCTTTTTTCtttgacttcttcctttctttaccttggctagccgatcctcgaaaggaaacacccactgagctgattgtcttttggtttcgggttcgtagcaatatatctaACTTTCATCAATTGTGATGATGTCAAatatacagcatttgagtcaccgccgttaaacttatctaacatttggcgacaaaACGCTTCGCTTCGCTggccagtccatgcgaaggtgtttctggtcgtcgacgtcgatgcgtcgggttgtctctctccctaaaatatggcgagggggccgatggcgGGCCATGCGTGAttctcgtgaacgggtgctacttgtggtgaatggtcgtacttgaattcgtgtatgcggaaTGCGggatattagttatttcgactacgtatttgcgtgttgttctcACGAGAATGCGTgagtgcgtgcttctatttTACCATGCCCTGCTgatagatttaatttattttattattattaaatacttaagaTGTCACGTGGAACATGTCGTAATGGCTGCGGCTCCTCACAAAAGTTGTGTAATACagaaaaaacttggcgattaaaaagagtggcggagagtttattgccagttcttcttttcTGTTTTctgcccttgatttgagaacttgcagtaaatgtaaaattagtagAAGTATTTAGTGTAGAAGTATTTAgtgtacatttatttttattgacgttcataagtgtacactgtgttatatgaataattgttttttgactttgactttggttaaagtatggggaatccatctggtaaaAAGCTTCCTGATGCCTAAATgttatgtgtaatattttttgaacttcactcataccaatgcctaggcttgcccgtatctgctgataggtcactgtctcatcttcctctatcatgcgttgcacagcactgatgttgtcttcagtagtcgctatTAAAggacgtccacgcttaaactcattaaaccaattgtaaatagtggcatgagatggggcttcattaagaaatgcttatcgcagcctatcatagctttgttattGACTAAGCTCACAAcgaaagttataataaatcattgaccgaaaattttctcgcgttaggttcattttcaggTGTAagaagagttttagatttgccgccaattcacaaaaactaaTGACAAATTAATGCAATATAATATGCTTCAGCATTAGGTtcccaaagagttctaaaattgaaattcaaaaagtttttattagcaatgtttctaactggccagttctaaacattttctgtGTAACCCACGTAATATTATTGTAGCTCTGGCTCCAATCGACCCTACCTGTTTGTTGCATATGGTGTATATTCTAACCAAACAAACAGAGAAAAGAAGTATAAATAGAATAGAATAGAagtataaataagaaataaaactatttttaaaccataacttagaggtttttttttcattttacaacTTTTCATAATACTGAGAACAATTTaagactttatttaaatatacaaatagaaattaaattagtatcacagaaattaaaattaaacaaaaataaaagttataaaaattgcAATTAGAATTTCATACACTGTCTAGGTTGTTATTTTGTCTAGAATGTTCCAAGTGACTCCGTAGGCTCTGACTATTGAGTTTTTCTCGTCGTATAGCTTGAGATCGGGCACGCCTTTTACCCGCTGGTGATGCCATTATGGAGCGTCTTCGATCAGCTAATCCTATATGTTAAAACTGTttgtttgaaaaattaaacatattaccTACTATTGAAGACGTAAGTATAATAATCAATCAGGCGCAAAGAGAAACATAAGTATTGGTTTACTtggctttatattttaattgttaaatgtttatcatttaaaaaattgtttttaatatttgaagactCTTCAGCATTCAGAAACATAGACGTAACATTTATAACTAATGAAACACACACAgagaaacacaaaaaataataattagaaaaaaataacatattcttTTTCGTTTAAAGAACAAGGTATGTTTAAAGTGAGTAATGCGCGTGTGTGGTTGTAACTGGCCCTagctcagcataatgctgaggcGCAGactgttccacagcgctgttCATTCTGCTAGAGACCACAACAGCTAGTAtgcgcctcagtcgcaaaaaaagaaaaataatgtaaataaaacttagtAGTAAAATTTAGCAGTGTGAGTGCAGTTAGTGTAAGTCTTGTGTAAACATATATagcaaattattaaagaatttttaagaaatagtTCGTAGTTAATTCCTACTTTATTTGGTAAATATATGCACAAATCCACTGCTACTTTTGGCACTTTCCATTAGCTAGACAAATATATCATAAACTAATCTATAATGGATTGCTATAAAGAGACTTGAATAAattcacttttttataaaatttgataaatacgTCAGGAATAAGTTTTCACTTTATGCCTTCTATAGACAGGGTGCATCTATAGCATCCTCTTCCTTTCCGGTACACTCTTggcagagcggtcgtgatcgctatgtGGTAGTGGTATTAGAAggggcagatgtgatgcgcttcacgacgttaCGCCATCATTGCCTATTAGAAGTCATCCTGCTACTTTTTTCACTCGTTGAACCTCCTACGACAGACTTGATCTGAtcagtccaacgcgtaggGGACCTGccgcgcggtctagtgccttcCACCTTGCCCTGGATGACAAGGCGTTCTTTGGACTGATCACGCCGAGATAAGTATCCGATGAATGGGATTCGAGATTGTACTGTTGAAAACAGACGctgcttaataccgagttcttgaagtaCCGAGACGTTTGTGCGAAACTCAGTCTACCAAACCCCAAGCATTCTCCTCCAGTACCACATTTCCAGAGCATCTATTTTCTGCCTTTCCACATCTCGCAAGGCTCACGATTCAGCcgcgtacagaaatatatatatatatatatatatactatatatcaTATAGCATCCATCCTATGAAAAAACTTGCCATAACAATTCTTGAATTcttgtcttttgtttataaaacttgatagttaaaattatcacaaatCAATACACTCTTTTAACTGTAGTACCTCTTTCgtcaaactaaataatatacctCTTCATTTATTTAGCGAATACGTTCAGTACCAATAAGATACAAAAGATACAACCTTTGTGAACACTGAACATAAGTGTTATAACACggcactttttttaaatacactattgattaaagaaataaagaaaacgaCATTAGTTAATTTACCTGTTAGATTGTTGCTATAACTGGCTATATTACGGTAGAATTAGagttaaaatatgtttcacCTTTCAGTCTAGTTAAGTCAGAATATTCATCGACATCGTGCTTTTCGACTTCTTGACTGGCCTTCATCATTTCTTGATACAGGTCGTTGAATTCTTTACCCAAATGGACATCGTCCAATGTCCGACCGAGGCGCTTACCAGAAAATCCTAACGACTTGGATAATGGTACTTCGTCCATCGATTCTAAGTTGGGTAGTTCTGATAATGTTATCTGTAAGAAAAACCTTCTAGAACGATCAGGGTATGTTTAGACTtagaaataaaagatatatcGTTAAATTATGACAGTATTTTAATTCGAGATAAATGAATGTAGTAActtgtgaaaaaatattttgatctattgggtttttataaattgatatttcattatgtaatcaaataaattaaaaatagataataaataagttaattaatatatcaagaaggcattaaaacaaatttgttaagGCAAAAAACCCATCGTTATATTGTCAGCATTGTTGtgtatttagttattaaatttcaaagcATTTCTTGCTTCTTCAATAGCATTATATTAAAGCAATAGAAACTGTTACTCTTTCGTTACGATCGAAGTTATCttacaaagaaataaagaaaataacaagATAACAGTAAAGTATTTGAGTTATAGTACCAATACGGTCTCGTACTCCAAGAGCTGTTCGAGCTGATTAGTATAGATGTAAATACAACAACAAATTATATAGGTATTTTGACCTTCATCCTTCAAATTTGTAGGTCAAATAATCATTTGATACAAAGTTATGATATAAAGTTACCAGCCCTGatgatgaatattattattatagcctatttatttccataatgaataataaattttaaacaattatatcatttgattaattataccGTAATATGTGGAtgcattaaaaagtaaaatattactattaataatccttaaatttaaattccaatcataattaataatttcattgtttataaattttatgataaataaattaaaaagatcaAACTCATAAAGGATTATAAACCCCTGATGATATTATTAGTTTTCATTAAACCTCAAAAGGAAACGAAAGTTAACTTACTTAGAAGAGATCAAAACGGAGATTTAAGTTATAAGTGCATTTACGAAAGGTAAAAGTGCACCACATtggaaatttaattgttatattatatgaagatACCTCTATCAGtagagaaaataataaaatcaaaaccaTCACTAAATCAAAAAGACCCATCACTGTGTCAATCAAGAATTATGTGTTAACTGAGTCTATGTCACTGGTTCAACGGAATGACTAGAACTTGCATTGTTCTGAAACAATGgtatttataagaatttaaaacaaacacaatTATTGAGTTGTGTGTTGATAATGTAATC
Proteins encoded:
- the LOC123710192 gene encoding uncharacterized protein LOC123710192, with product MGLFDLVMVLILLFSLLIEITLSELPNLESMDEVPLSKSLGFSGKRLGRTLDDVHLGKEFNDLYQEMMKASQEVEKHDVDEYSDLTRLKGLADRRRSIMASPAGKRRARSQAIRREKLNSQSLRSHLEHSRQNNNLDSV